From Branchiostoma floridae strain S238N-H82 chromosome 5, Bfl_VNyyK, whole genome shotgun sequence:
TCGCTTCTATAAAGGAGGTTCttatttcaacctccttgcttgtattGCACCGTGGCAATCCAAAATTAATCAAATAAGCTCTCAGTTCCCAGTTTAGAGTTCATGGTACACGTTGATATCATATTTGATATTCCTTCACATGACCCCATCACGCAACTAGCTGATTTTGCGCACACAAGCTGAAACGGCCATGTTCTCAATATAGCTATATACAACAACATTAATGCCCGGTAGTCTTAATGACTTCTCACAGCAAACGAATTTAGAAACCATTTTATCTTCCTGAAATACGAGCTCCTTTTGGGTTTATTGGGAAGTTACAAAATTGATTTATATGATTGACGTAATTGTAGGGATCGTAGTATACAACCTGATACGAGCCAATCAGATGGGTTCCCAGACGGACGCTTGCGTACGCGGTATCGTGAGATAACCTGTGGTTTTACATACACGTCACGCGAGCTCCAGCCAGCCTGCAGTCGACTGGCGGGTACGTTCACCTCACCTCCTACTGACAATTTCGTTATCTGTGTTGTCCATGTGGTCCCATATAGAGGAACCAGACATGGTTCCAGTCGTGTAGCTTGAGTGAAGAATTGTTATCCTGAACACAGAACTGAACACCGAGGTTGCCCTCTGCGACTATTGGCTGGCATATTGCACACGGGCAAGGCGAGAATCGCAGCATTGTTACCACAGGAGAAGCATTCGGTTTCTCTTAGGCTTATCTGAAGGTCATTTTTCCATCGAGTTTGGAGACAAGAGACTGGAACTATCCTATCGCCGCGTCGGAAAATCATTCATCATCGAGTACCCGTGGGGATCAAAGACGAGCCTTTCCAATCAGCGCACAGCGCTTTCCCTGTCAAAACTCTCTAGTTATCAGTTTGACTAGGAGATGGCTGACAGAGGGATGGTTGTTTCCTCGTCTGCGATGACATTGGCACGGTTGGCCCTGGTAGCCGTGTTAGGCGTGGTGTGCCATGCGGCGCTGGCGGAGGAGGATAGCATCATCGTGGACGGTAACATCACACTCGGCGGACTGTTCCCCGTGCACAGCCGGGGCTCGAACGGTGTTGGGTGCGGGGAGGTGAAGGAGGAGGCCGGCATCCAACGCATGGAGGCGATGCTGTACGCCATAGACAAGATCAACCAGGACGACACGCTCCTACCAGGTGTGTCCCTAGGCGCACACATTCTGGACACCTGCTCCAGCGACACCCATGCTCTGGGGGAAGCCCTGGCCTTCGTCCGGTCCATCATGGACCGGGACGTCAGGGACGCCGTGTGCAAGGACGGCGCGCCCGCACTCAAGAAGCGCCGCCGACCCGTCGTGGGCGTCATCGGGGCCGCCTCGAGTTCAGTGTCCGTCGACGTCGCCAATATCTTGCGGCTTTTCGAGGTAACACTATTGAAATCATTACAGTGTATCACATACAATTTGAGACATGACTATGATGAGTAATCGTTAATGAAATGGATATATTTACTGCAGCTGCCCTACATTGCTTCCTTCTATGAATTTTCTTCTCTAACACGGACACATGTACACCAAATAGAAAAAAGCACACGTTCAAAAATACAGTGGGTGTATTGTGGGTGTTCAAAGTTGAAATGATACCACTGGTTATGTCTAAGGTGCTGAACTATCGACTGCCATGTCACAAAGACTGCGTTGTCGACGTTCAACTTCACACGTTGTCTTCCGTTCTACAACGTTGTGTTCTGTTGTGCGTTGTTGTAATATTTGTTGTGTAAGCGACCCATGGATACTGACTcctgactcctctggccggccgactcccctagcatactattCCCTATATTAGTCCAATatctactatttgaccagctATCCGCGGAACCAGGTAGCTATAAATGAAGACAGCctaacattgtttttttctatttcagtcTTAGCGATTGATTTGTGTTATTTCTGTTTTTCTAAAAGGGTTATCGCTTAGAGACCGAGAAATACATGGCTATGAAATCACACGCGTGCAGCCTGTACACCCTTCGGTAATTAACTTCATCTAGAAGGTCAGAACACTCTCATGGGTTACAATCAATTGGTGTAAATTGGCTATGCATTGGAGCCTTTATATCCTGACGTATATTCAAGTGGGACCTCCTATTAGCAGAACGAACTCTATGTGTAACCAAGCGTTCTGCCGCTTGTGATTGCCACCAATTCAGGCAAGGCTACAAAGCAGCTACCTGGAGTGTAGGCAGGTGTGCTTAACCAGACCAGGGATAGACAAGGTACCGAGTGAGCCATGAATCAAAATGCTCTACTGCCCCGCAGTTTGCGAGCTGATTGCTTTGCACAGTTGTGTTTAGACGATCACACACGCTGTGCTTGAATGAATCGACCATTGAAGAATTTGTGGTCCAATACATTTTGAAGCCACTGCCTTTAAAGGCTACCCGAAGAGTGTGGGTGACGCCTAGTTCATCACTGGTGTGAAGTCAGCTTTTATTCCACTAGACGGCATTCGTGCTGCgatctctctgcgacctaaactGGATTTATGTAACTATTGACTTAAAGATttaatatcatgcaaaatgtgaaaaaagttTGACTGAAAACGTAACAAACGTAAGACACACTAAGCTTCTGGTAGTGGTAGTATCCTCAGCAGAGATTTGCATGCGCATGTAAATTATATGCCATGATGTCTACTTCTATTTAAAGCGGTGCATGAAAGCAAGGACATTCTATGTCATTCGTTAGAGAATGAGCACCTCTTCAATGGTACAGGCAGGGCTTTTGCGTACGAGGGGGagaaaaaatgtaaatgacGTGATCTAGAGAACAAAAGGGCTAGTCAGCGAGAATATTCACCCGGATGTTACAGATACCAAAACACCCACTCCGAAGTAATGACGAAACAGCTTTCGGTGATGGGTAAGATTTCTTTGTCTAGTACTTCCTATTGTACATTCAGCACAACAATATGTAATCAACGTACAGATGTGCAGATTAACTCTTTTCCGATTATGAAAAGAGGACCATCTCATTCTCTGGATACCTGGCAAGCTGTACCCGTGGGTGGTACTGCATTCATGTTATCACGCTGTCTTTCCAAGTCGTACAATTAAGATTCTTGCCGCCTTTATGCAGTAGACAGGCAGTATACTATCTCCAGGAGTTTCTTCATCAGCCAAGGACGTCTACGCGATCTTGTTACCTTACTGGCCGTTAAGTGTTGCCCCTTGAAGATCTGTTAGAATGATGGTCTTTGTTGAGGCAATTCCTTTGTGAAATCACCGGTTCGCTTCTGAAAAGAAAGATAGCTCCACATGCCATCAGTTAAAAGCGCACCTACTATCCATTTCACCGTGGGAGTTTAGATACTTGACAAGCCGGCTCTCCTGATGAATTTGCAAGGGTGCGTTCATTTGCCTCACCCCACAGCGAACTAGAGAATCATATCAGTCTGTCAAGACATGATCTTCTTCTAGTAGTGTCAGGTTCTTCATCAGAACTCACCCCACCAGCGATCCGTGTGGAGATGTCAATCCGACTGAGACTATCGGGCACAGGTGACACTATCATTCTCCACATCTGGGACGAGCTTATGAACTTTGTTGTGATATCATGTATCTCCAGTCACCCTTAGATGTCAACAGTCTCT
This genomic window contains:
- the LOC118416211 gene encoding metabotropic glutamate receptor 4-like; translation: MADRGMVVSSSAMTLARLALVAVLGVVCHAALAEEDSIIVDGNITLGGLFPVHSRGSNGVGCGEVKEEAGIQRMEAMLYAIDKINQDDTLLPGVSLGAHILDTCSSDTHALGEALAFVRSIMDRDVRDAVCKDGAPALKKRRRPVVGVIGAASSSVSVDVANILRLFES